A genomic stretch from Alosa sapidissima isolate fAloSap1 chromosome 3, fAloSap1.pri, whole genome shotgun sequence includes:
- the LOC121705894 gene encoding uncharacterized protein LOC121705894 isoform X7 yields MPRRTTPLQDATNHILAGRDKNSMLEIKYINPVKGRGIFTLAVFNQGDFVVEYRGELIDAAEAEHRRKLYHNACSIFMFDFTWKRKTWCIDGALEDGSFGRLVNDEHKAPNCRMKLIEADGKPHLCLFALKEIMAGTEITYDYGGKEWPWRKETQLSGGSFPSGQHSVAELSDHAHDLEPNVFSTDLFRDTELRAECQSSTPTPDNPAHEVHCVRGQCGTSSAKEGIGEVGVQHQEVLSPVFSAELASETESRSGCQSSRAAPNDSACEVHCVRGQCGTSFAKEGIGEVGVQHQEVLSPVFSAELASETESRSGCQSSRAMPNDTACEVHCVRGQCGTSSAKEGIGEVGVQHQEVLSPVFSAELASETESRSGCQSSRAVPNDSACECTIHKLVFESLRIDKCWICHSPFTSIRWHGVRCKQCCGVWHKICLQKSSEDWDISDDDVSSGDEYIPESVSDSESSGTELSAELAEPSKKSHTNMPDLVTFAHPEPESSESVSDSESSGTELSVKLPEPSKKSHTNMPDLVTFAEPDPEPEPESTVDILGQSKSPTKSGKFLKSQVNYCFVCGKPQTKFARHLEKHVNENAEIAQALQFPKSSKDRRVLLEKFRNLGNFKHNSTVKTTGSGCLKVKRSSKQSSSPETYDYCLYCKGMLSRKELSRHMKRCALRPENNVEEGPEWTERVIGIASAQFTMSQPISSELWSVLGKMHKDDVSTAIRNDHYLMQFAQSLFNKHGSDRSKHEYIRQKVRELGRLLVTLRHTTRIHNMEEAIKPGNFFTLTGAVKRVSGFDHQHNTFKAPSLALKIGHSLRKISDLIMCRALMEEDQEGVDSIKRFHTLHETKWSELVSHSALSNLSEAKYNKSTRLPLAKDVQKLQLYLGQQVELAKEKLADNPTAGTYAALAKVTLCQVILFNRRREGEVARMTVNNFEDRDVSQLNDDISTGLTEVEKRLCKQFARVELRGKKGRKVAVILTPDMTANLSLLISKRKECGVTENNNYLFAIPCSDGHYRGQFGQFADACGAEDPQNLRSTNLRKQIATISQVMNLKDNELDQLADFLGHDIRVHREYYRLPQSTIQLAKISKLLMAMEKGSVKDIQGKSLDEIGDDIDKMDTGSQQLPNVSTLQDNEEMLTSGTFGSPHLSETAAQDDQGNSACVTSGSPHLPDSVTQGFCVSSRRCTKRPWSEEEIQAVMKHLRPFVENGVTATSGQCKEKEHPILETRSIQNIRDFVRNRGLAFKRHSNAKR; encoded by the exons ATGCCACGGAGAACTACTCCTCTTCAGGATGCCACTAATCACATCCTTGCAGGAAGAGACAAGAATTCAATGTTAGAGATCAAATATATTAATCCAGTTAAAG GTCGTGGTATCTTCACTTTAGCTGTTTTCAATCAAGGAGACTTTGTGGTGGAGTATAGAGGGGAGCTCATTGATGCAGCTGAAGCTGAACATAGACGTAAACTGTACCACAATGCATGTTCGATCTTCATGTTTGACTTCACATGGAAGCGGAAGACATGGTG TATTGATGGAGCACTTGAAGATGGGTCATTTGGACGACTGGTAAACGATGAGCACAAGGCACCAAATTGCAGAATGAAGTTGATCGAAGCAGATGggaagccacatctctgcctttttgCACTGAAGGAAATTATGGCTGGAACTGAAATCACTTATGACTATGGTGGGAAAGAATGGCCCTGGCGTAAAGAG ACACAACTCAGTGGTGGAAGTTTCCCTTCTGGCCAACACTCCGTTGCAGAGCTTAGTGACCACGCCCATGACTTGGAACCCAATGTTTTCTCTACAGACTTATTCAGAG ACACCGAATTGAGAGCAGAGTGTCAGTCATCCACTCCCACACCAGACAACCCTGCGCATGAG GTGCACTGTGTCAGAGGTCAGTGTGGCACTTCTTCTGCGAAAGAGGGGATTGGAGAAGTTGGTGTCCAGCACCAGGAGGTGTTATCCCCTGTGTTCTCAGCAGAGCTTGCCAGTG AGACTGAATCAAGATCAGGGTGTCAATCATCCAGAGCCGCGCCAAATGACTCTGCTTGTGAG GTGCACTGTGTCAGAGGTCAGTGTGGCACTTCTTTTGCGAAAGAGGGGATTGGAGAAGTTGGTGTCCAGCACCAGGAGGTGTTATCCCCTGTGTTCTCAGCAGAGCTTGCCAGTG AGACCGAATCAAGATCAGGGTGTCAATCATCCAGAGCTATGCCAAATGACACTGCTTGTGAG GTGCACTGTGTCAGAGGTCAGTGTGGCACTTCTTCTGCGAAAGAGGGGATTGGAGAAGTTGGTGTCCAGCACCAGGAGGTGTTATCCCCTGTGTTCTCAGCAGAGCTTGCCAGTG AGACCGAATCAAGATCAGGGTGTCAATCATCCAGAGCTGTGCCAAATGACTCTGCTTGTGAG TGTACAATCCATAAGCTGGTTTTTGAATCGTTGAGAATTGACAAATGCTGGATATGCCATTCACCTTTCACATCTATCAGATGGCACGGTGTAAGATGCAAAC AATGCTGTGGTGTGTGGCACAAAATCTGCCTCCAGAAGTCCTCAGAAGACTGGGATATATCAGAT GATGATGTCTCATCTGGTGATGAGTACATCCCAGAGTCTGTATCGGATTCAGAAAGCTCAGGAACAGAGTTGAGTGCCGAGTTGGCTGAACCATCCAAGAAGTCCCATACCAATATGCCTGATTTAGTTACTTTTGCTCACCCAGAACCAGAAAGCTCAGAGTCTGTATCGGATTCAGAAAGCTCAGGAACAGAGTTGAGTGTCAAGTTGCCTGAACCATCCAAGAAGTCCCATACCAATATGCCTGATTTAGTTACTTTTGCTGAACCAGACCCCGAACCAGAACCAGAAAGCACTGTGGATATTCTTGGCCAAAGTAAATCCCCAACCAAATCAGGAAAATTCCTTAAAAGCCAAGTCAATTATTGTTTTGTATGTGGGAAACCTCAAACAAAATTTGCACGTCATCTCGAGAAGcatgtaaatgaaaatgctgAAATCGCACAGGCACTCCAGTTCCCCAAATCATCAAAGGACAGAAGGGTTCTTCTTGAGAAATTCCGAAACCTTGGCAACTTCAAGCATAACTCGACTGTTAAAACCACAGGGTCAGGCTGTCTTAAAGTGAAAAGGAGTTCCAAACAGAGTAGCAGCCCTGAGACATATGATTACTGCTTGTACTGTAAGGGTATGTTATCCAGAAAAGAACTTTCTCGACATATGAAAAGATGTGCTCTAAGACCCGAGAATAATGTTGAAGAGGGACCTGAGTGGACAGAGAGGGTCATTGGTATAGCATCTGCTCAATTTACAATGTCCCAGCCAATTTCAAGTGAACTTTGGTCAGTGCTGGGCAAAATGCACAAGGATGACGTGTCCACTGCAATAAGGAATGATCATTATCTCATGCAGTTTGCCCAGTCCCTCTTTAATAAGCATGGGAGTGACAGATCAAAGCATGAGTATATAAGACAGAAAGTAAGGGAACTTGGGAGATTACTTGTGACTTTGCGCCACACAACTAGAATCCATAACATGGAAGAGGCAATAAAACCAGGCAACTTCTTTACTCTTACTGGTGCTGTTAAGAGAGTTTCAGGTTTTGATcaccaacacaacacattcaaaGCCCCAAGTCTGGCTCTTAAAATTGGGCATTCTCTCAGAAAGATAAGTGACCTCATCATGTGTCGTGCCCTAATGGAAGAGGACCAAGAGGGGGTCGATTCCATCAAGAGGTTTCATACACTTCATGAAACAAAGTGGTCTGAATTAGTTTCCCATTCTGCCTTATCAAACCTGAGTGAGGCAAAATACAATAAGAGCACCAGGCTTCCACTGGCCAAAGACGTTCAGAAGCTGCAGTTATATCTTGGTCAGCAAGTGGAATTGGCTAAGGAGAAACTAGCCGATAACCCAACAGCAGGCACTTATGCAGCACTAGCAAAGGTGACCCTCTGTCAAGTCATTTTGTTTAATAGGAGAAGGGAAGGTGAAGTGGCAAGGATGACTGTAAACAATTTTGAAGATCGTGATGTGTCAcaactaaatgatgacataaGCACTGGGCTTACAGAAGTTGAGAAGAGACTTTGCAAACAATTCGCCAGAGTGGaattgagggggaaaaaaggacGAAAGGTTGCTGTGATCCTGACCCCTGATATGACTGCTAACCTGTCACTCCTCATTAGTAAGAGGAAAGAGTGTGGAGTAACTGAAAACAACAATTACCTCTTCGCTATTCCTTGTAGTGATGGTCATTACAGAGGACAGTTTGGTCAATTTGCAGATGCTTGTGGAGCCGAAGATCCTCAAAACCTCAGATCAACTAACCTTCGCAAACAGATCGCCACAATAAGCCAAGTCATGAACTTGAAAGATAATGAACTGGACCAGCTGGCCGACTTTCTCGGCCATGACATTAGGGTGCATAGGGAGTACTATCGACTGCCCCAATCAACGATTCAGCTGGCTAAGATCTCAAAGCTGCTTATGGCTATGGAGAAGGGAAGTGTGAAGGATATTCAAGGAAAATCTCTGGATGAAATTGGTG ATGACATAGACAAAATGGATACAGGATCACAGCAACTCCCTAATGTTTCCACATTGCAAG ACAATGAAGAAATGTTGACTTCTGGGACTTTTGGATCACCTCATCTCTCCGAGACTGCAGCTCAAG ATGACCAGGGGAACTCTGCCTGTGTAACTTCTGGTTCACCTCATCTCCCTGACTCCGTTACTCAAG GTTTCTGTGTTTCATCAAGGCGGTGTACGAAGAGACCATGGTCTGAGGAGGAGATACAAGCGGTGATGAAACATCTAAGGCCTTTTGTTGAAAACGGTGTCACTGCCACCAGCGGGCAGTGCAAGGAAAAGGAACACCCTATCTTGGAGACCAGATCCATTCAAAACATTAGAGATTTTGTCCGCAACAGAGGCTTGGCCTTTAAAAGGCATTCAAATGCTAAACGCTAA
- the LOC121705894 gene encoding uncharacterized protein LOC121705894 isoform X6, with protein sequence MPRRTTPLQDATNHILAGRDKNSMLEIKYINPVKGRGIFTLAVFNQGDFVVEYRGELIDAAEAEHRRKLYHNACSIFMFDFTWKRKTWCIDGALEDGSFGRLVNDEHKAPNCRMKLIEADGKPHLCLFALKEIMAGTEITYDYGGKEWPWRKETQLSGGSFPSGQHSVAELSDHAHDLEPNVFSTDLFRDTELRAECQSSTPTPDNPAHEVHCVRGQCGTSSAKEGIGEVGVQHQEVLSPVFSAELASETESRSGCQSSRAAPNDSACEVHCVRGQCGTSSAKEGIGEVGVQHQEVLSPVFSAELASETESRSGCQSSRATPNDSACEVHCVRGQCGTSPIPSFTEEVGVQHQEVLSPVFSAELASETESRSGCQSSRAVPNDSACECTIHKLVFESLRIDKCWICHSPFTSIRWHGVRCKQCCGVWHKICLQKSSEDWDISDDDVSSGDEYIPESVSDSESSGTELSAELAEPSKKSHTNMPDLVTFAHPEPESSESVSDSESSGTELSVKLPEPSKKSHTNMPDLVTFAEPDPEPEPESTVDILGQSKSPTKSGKFLKSQVNYCFVCGKPQTKFARHLEKHVNENAEIAQALQFPKSSKDRRVLLEKFRNLGNFKHNSTVKTTGSGCLKVKRSSKQSSSPETYDYCLYCKGMLSRKELSRHMKRCALRPENNVEEGPEWTERVIGIASAQFTMSQPISSELWSVLGKMHKDDVSTAIRNDHYLMQFAQSLFNKHGSDRSKHEYIRQKVRELGRLLVTLRHTTRIHNMEEAIKPGNFFTLTGAVKRVSGFDHQHNTFKAPSLALKIGHSLRKISDLIMCRALMEEDQEGVDSIKRFHTLHETKWSELVSHSALSNLSEAKYNKSTRLPLAKDVQKLQLYLGQQVELAKEKLADNPTAGTYAALAKVTLCQVILFNRRREGEVARMTVNNFEDRDVSQLNDDISTGLTEVEKRLCKQFARVELRGKKGRKVAVILTPDMTANLSLLISKRKECGVTENNNYLFAIPCSDGHYRGQFGQFADACGAEDPQNLRSTNLRKQIATISQVMNLKDNELDQLADFLGHDIRVHREYYRLPQSTIQLAKISKLLMAMEKGSVKDIQGKSLDEIGDDIDKMDTGSQQLPNVSTLQDNEEMLTSGTFGSPHLSETAAQDDQGNSACVTSGSPHLPDSVTQGFCVSSRRCTKRPWSEEEIQAVMKHLRPFVENGVTATSGQCKEKEHPILETRSIQNIRDFVRNRGLAFKRHSNAKR encoded by the exons ATGCCACGGAGAACTACTCCTCTTCAGGATGCCACTAATCACATCCTTGCAGGAAGAGACAAGAATTCAATGTTAGAGATCAAATATATTAATCCAGTTAAAG GTCGTGGTATCTTCACTTTAGCTGTTTTCAATCAAGGAGACTTTGTGGTGGAGTATAGAGGGGAGCTCATTGATGCAGCTGAAGCTGAACATAGACGTAAACTGTACCACAATGCATGTTCGATCTTCATGTTTGACTTCACATGGAAGCGGAAGACATGGTG TATTGATGGAGCACTTGAAGATGGGTCATTTGGACGACTGGTAAACGATGAGCACAAGGCACCAAATTGCAGAATGAAGTTGATCGAAGCAGATGggaagccacatctctgcctttttgCACTGAAGGAAATTATGGCTGGAACTGAAATCACTTATGACTATGGTGGGAAAGAATGGCCCTGGCGTAAAGAG ACACAACTCAGTGGTGGAAGTTTCCCTTCTGGCCAACACTCCGTTGCAGAGCTTAGTGACCACGCCCATGACTTGGAACCCAATGTTTTCTCTACAGACTTATTCAGAG ACACCGAATTGAGAGCAGAGTGTCAGTCATCCACTCCCACACCAGACAACCCTGCGCATGAG GTGCACTGTGTCAGAGGTCAGTGTGGCACTTCTTCTGCGAAAGAGGGGATTGGAGAAGTTGGTGTCCAGCACCAGGAGGTGTTATCCCCTGTGTTCTCAGCAGAGCTTGCCAGTG AGACTGAATCAAGATCAGGGTGTCAATCATCCAGAGCCGCGCCAAATGACTCTGCTTGTGAG GTGCACTGTGTCAGAGGTCAGTGTGGCACTTCTTCTGCGAAAGAGGGGATTGGAGAAGTTGGTGTCCAGCACCAGGAGGTGTTATCCCCTGTGTTCTCAGCAGAGCTTGCCAGTG AGACTGAATCAAGATCAGGGTGTCAATCATCCAGAGCCACGCCAAATGACTCTGCTTGTGAG GTGCACTGTGTCAGAGGTCAGTGTGGCACTTCTCCAATCCCCTCTTTCACAGAAGAAGTTGGTGTCCAGCACCAGGAGGTGTTATCCCCTGTGTTCTCAGCAGAGCTTGCCAGTG AGACCGAATCAAGATCAGGGTGTCAATCATCCAGAGCTGTGCCAAATGACTCTGCTTGTGAG TGTACAATCCATAAGCTGGTTTTTGAATCGTTGAGAATTGACAAATGCTGGATATGCCATTCACCTTTCACATCTATCAGATGGCACGGTGTAAGATGCAAAC AATGCTGTGGTGTGTGGCACAAAATCTGCCTCCAGAAGTCCTCAGAAGACTGGGATATATCAGAT GATGATGTCTCATCTGGTGATGAGTACATCCCAGAGTCTGTATCGGATTCAGAAAGCTCAGGAACAGAGTTGAGTGCCGAGTTGGCTGAACCATCCAAGAAGTCCCATACCAATATGCCTGATTTAGTTACTTTTGCTCACCCAGAACCAGAAAGCTCAGAGTCTGTATCGGATTCAGAAAGCTCAGGAACAGAGTTGAGTGTCAAGTTGCCTGAACCATCCAAGAAGTCCCATACCAATATGCCTGATTTAGTTACTTTTGCTGAACCAGACCCCGAACCAGAACCAGAAAGCACTGTGGATATTCTTGGCCAAAGTAAATCCCCAACCAAATCAGGAAAATTCCTTAAAAGCCAAGTCAATTATTGTTTTGTATGTGGGAAACCTCAAACAAAATTTGCACGTCATCTCGAGAAGcatgtaaatgaaaatgctgAAATCGCACAGGCACTCCAGTTCCCCAAATCATCAAAGGACAGAAGGGTTCTTCTTGAGAAATTCCGAAACCTTGGCAACTTCAAGCATAACTCGACTGTTAAAACCACAGGGTCAGGCTGTCTTAAAGTGAAAAGGAGTTCCAAACAGAGTAGCAGCCCTGAGACATATGATTACTGCTTGTACTGTAAGGGTATGTTATCCAGAAAAGAACTTTCTCGACATATGAAAAGATGTGCTCTAAGACCCGAGAATAATGTTGAAGAGGGACCTGAGTGGACAGAGAGGGTCATTGGTATAGCATCTGCTCAATTTACAATGTCCCAGCCAATTTCAAGTGAACTTTGGTCAGTGCTGGGCAAAATGCACAAGGATGACGTGTCCACTGCAATAAGGAATGATCATTATCTCATGCAGTTTGCCCAGTCCCTCTTTAATAAGCATGGGAGTGACAGATCAAAGCATGAGTATATAAGACAGAAAGTAAGGGAACTTGGGAGATTACTTGTGACTTTGCGCCACACAACTAGAATCCATAACATGGAAGAGGCAATAAAACCAGGCAACTTCTTTACTCTTACTGGTGCTGTTAAGAGAGTTTCAGGTTTTGATcaccaacacaacacattcaaaGCCCCAAGTCTGGCTCTTAAAATTGGGCATTCTCTCAGAAAGATAAGTGACCTCATCATGTGTCGTGCCCTAATGGAAGAGGACCAAGAGGGGGTCGATTCCATCAAGAGGTTTCATACACTTCATGAAACAAAGTGGTCTGAATTAGTTTCCCATTCTGCCTTATCAAACCTGAGTGAGGCAAAATACAATAAGAGCACCAGGCTTCCACTGGCCAAAGACGTTCAGAAGCTGCAGTTATATCTTGGTCAGCAAGTGGAATTGGCTAAGGAGAAACTAGCCGATAACCCAACAGCAGGCACTTATGCAGCACTAGCAAAGGTGACCCTCTGTCAAGTCATTTTGTTTAATAGGAGAAGGGAAGGTGAAGTGGCAAGGATGACTGTAAACAATTTTGAAGATCGTGATGTGTCAcaactaaatgatgacataaGCACTGGGCTTACAGAAGTTGAGAAGAGACTTTGCAAACAATTCGCCAGAGTGGaattgagggggaaaaaaggacGAAAGGTTGCTGTGATCCTGACCCCTGATATGACTGCTAACCTGTCACTCCTCATTAGTAAGAGGAAAGAGTGTGGAGTAACTGAAAACAACAATTACCTCTTCGCTATTCCTTGTAGTGATGGTCATTACAGAGGACAGTTTGGTCAATTTGCAGATGCTTGTGGAGCCGAAGATCCTCAAAACCTCAGATCAACTAACCTTCGCAAACAGATCGCCACAATAAGCCAAGTCATGAACTTGAAAGATAATGAACTGGACCAGCTGGCCGACTTTCTCGGCCATGACATTAGGGTGCATAGGGAGTACTATCGACTGCCCCAATCAACGATTCAGCTGGCTAAGATCTCAAAGCTGCTTATGGCTATGGAGAAGGGAAGTGTGAAGGATATTCAAGGAAAATCTCTGGATGAAATTGGTG ATGACATAGACAAAATGGATACAGGATCACAGCAACTCCCTAATGTTTCCACATTGCAAG ACAATGAAGAAATGTTGACTTCTGGGACTTTTGGATCACCTCATCTCTCCGAGACTGCAGCTCAAG ATGACCAGGGGAACTCTGCCTGTGTAACTTCTGGTTCACCTCATCTCCCTGACTCCGTTACTCAAG GTTTCTGTGTTTCATCAAGGCGGTGTACGAAGAGACCATGGTCTGAGGAGGAGATACAAGCGGTGATGAAACATCTAAGGCCTTTTGTTGAAAACGGTGTCACTGCCACCAGCGGGCAGTGCAAGGAAAAGGAACACCCTATCTTGGAGACCAGATCCATTCAAAACATTAGAGATTTTGTCCGCAACAGAGGCTTGGCCTTTAAAAGGCATTCAAATGCTAAACGCTAA